From Paenibacillus sp. GP183, one genomic window encodes:
- a CDS encoding PilZ domain-containing protein produces MSGGKEYTKEASTFYGSKEGNDTGILINCETVVEKEDFVSTGVLTYVFGDIIEIEIPQFDVFKLGDKAKVTVYSKSGLFVFETTVVAKEFGSLIVINPPENRKRFSEKREFPRISVKSKGVLRALSDPKRNQKQSFDEPIDFALENISMNGLGFSLTLDVDIHSESHLEVELDLGFPLSVVTQIVRKEKLDSITYYGAEYIEVPKEKTNALRAFILKNQVEMYFVKKREDKHKKAVQEKKFVANE; encoded by the coding sequence ATGTCTGGAGGAAAAGAGTACACGAAAGAAGCATCTACATTTTACGGCAGCAAGGAAGGAAATGATACTGGAATTCTTATTAACTGTGAGACCGTTGTCGAAAAAGAAGATTTTGTTTCTACCGGTGTGCTGACTTACGTGTTCGGCGACATTATTGAAATTGAAATTCCTCAATTCGATGTGTTCAAGCTTGGAGATAAAGCCAAAGTTACCGTGTATTCAAAATCCGGCCTTTTTGTATTTGAAACGACCGTGGTAGCCAAAGAGTTTGGTTCGCTGATTGTCATCAATCCTCCGGAGAATCGCAAAAGATTTAGCGAAAAGCGGGAATTTCCTCGGATATCCGTGAAAAGCAAAGGTGTGCTTCGTGCTTTGTCCGACCCTAAACGGAACCAAAAGCAAAGCTTTGACGAACCGATTGATTTCGCACTCGAAAACATCAGCATGAATGGCTTGGGCTTTTCTCTTACTCTGGATGTAGACATTCATTCGGAATCTCATTTAGAAGTGGAGTTGGATCTGGGCTTTCCCCTGTCGGTCGTTACACAAATTGTGCGTAAAGAAAAACTGGATTCAATTACTTATTACGGAGCCGAATATATAGAAGTGCCGAAAGAAAAAACAAACGCACTCCGAGCCTTTATTTTAAAAAACCAGGTGGAAATGTATTTCGTGAAAAAGCGCGAGGATAAGCATAAAAAGGCAGTTCAGGAAAAAAAGTTTGTGGCTAACGAATAG
- a CDS encoding type II toxin-antitoxin system death-on-curing family toxin produces the protein MNLIRFLSISEVIAINVAVIQRYSPGEQIGVKSQSLLESAVFRPQDAYPSLFEKAAALFVSLGQNHAFHNANKRTAFTALVIFLKYNGFSFKMEQKRAEDLAVDMVEHKFNLAEIAEIINSHSHQLNEKK, from the coding sequence ATGAATTTAATCCGCTTTCTCTCTATATCTGAGGTCATAGCCATCAACGTAGCCGTAATTCAAAGATACAGTCCAGGAGAACAAATTGGGGTCAAGTCTCAAAGCCTGTTAGAGTCAGCGGTGTTTCGTCCGCAAGACGCTTATCCATCCCTATTCGAAAAAGCTGCGGCTCTATTTGTATCCTTAGGGCAAAATCATGCATTCCATAATGCCAATAAGCGTACTGCGTTTACTGCGCTTGTTATTTTTCTAAAGTATAATGGGTTTAGTTTTAAAATGGAGCAAAAACGAGCCGAGGATCTTGCGGTTGACATGGTTGAGCATAAATTCAATTTGGCCGAGATAGCAGAAATAATTAATTCACACTCTCATCAATTGAATGAAAAAAAATAA
- a CDS encoding AbrB family transcriptional regulator: protein MERKVSKFGNSLGLTMTEALKQVGLDLGDTVRIDVRESEGEIVIKKIQKVALPAGISADFLDTLAEVMSEYDETLKGLKDR, encoded by the coding sequence ATGGAACGTAAAGTATCAAAATTCGGAAACAGCCTTGGGCTAACTATGACCGAGGCCTTAAAACAAGTCGGTCTAGACTTAGGTGATACCGTTCGAATTGATGTGCGTGAAAGTGAAGGGGAAATTGTCATAAAAAAGATTCAAAAAGTAGCTTTGCCTGCGGGAATCAGTGCTGATTTTTTGGATACTCTCGCGGAAGTTATGAGTGAGTACGATGAAACATTGAAGGGATTAAAGGATAGATAA